The window ACTTCAAGAAGCGAAGACTACAGCAAATGGTATAATGAATTGGTTGTGAAAGCTGATTTGGCTGAAAACTCAGGCGTGAGAGGCTCTATGGTTATAAAACCATACGGATATGCAATCTGGGAAAAAATGCGTGATGAGATGGACAGAAAGTTCAAAGAAACTGGTCACGTTAATGCTTACTTCCCGCTTTTTGTACCCAAAAGCTTGTTTGAAGCTGAAGAAAAAAACGCTGAAGGTTTTGCTAAAGAATGTGCAGTTGTAACCCATTACAGATTAAAAAACGACCCAGATAATCCAGGAAAGCTAATTGTTGACCCTGAAGCTAAATTAGAAGAAGAGCTTATCGTAAGACCTACTTCTGAAGCAATCATCTGGAATACTTATAAAGGCTGGATTCAGTCTTACAGAGATTTACCGATTCTTATCAATCAATGGGCAAATGTTGTACGTTGGGAAATGAGAACCCGTTTATTCTTAAGAACTTCAGAATTTTTGTGGCAGGAAGGGCACACCGCGCACGCTACCAAAGATGAAGCGGTAGAAGAATCTGAAAAAATGAATAAAGTATATGCAGATTTTGCTGAAAACTTTATGGCAATGCCGGTTGTACAAGGATTAAAAACACCTTCAGAGCGATTTGCCGGTGCAGACGAAACCTATTGTATTGAAGCATTAATGCAGGATGGAAAAGCCCTTCAGGCGGGAACGTCTCACTTTTTGGGTCAGAACTTTGCAAAAGCATTCGACGTAAAATTCACTAACAAAGAAGGGAAAATCGAGCACGCTTGGGCAACTTCTTGGGGAACTTCTACTCGTTTGATGGGAGCCTTAATTATGACGCACTCTGATGACCTTGGTTTGGTACTTCCTCCAACTTTAGCACCAATTCAGGTGGTAATTGTTCCTATTTTTAAAGGTGAAGAGCAATTAGAACAAATCAGTGAGGTAGCCTTAGACATTCAGAATAAATTAAAACTGAAAGGAATTTCGGTGAAATTTGATAACGATACTCAAAACAAACCAGGCTGGAAATTTGCAGAATACGAATTAAAAGGTGTTCCTTTAAGAATTGCAATGGGTCCTAGAGATTTAGAAAACAAATCTGTAGAAATCGCAAGAAGAGATAATCTTACGAAAGAAGTTCGTCCTTTAGAAGGTTTAGATTCTTACATCGAGGATTTATTAAAAACCATTCAGCAGGATCTATATACAAAAGCTTTAAATTTCAGAAAAGACAACTTTACGAAAGTAGATTCTTACGAAGAATTTAAAAAAGTTTTAGAAGAAAAAGGAGGATTTATCTACGCTCATTGGGATGGAACAGCTGAAGAAGAAGAGCAAATCAAACAAGAAACTAAGGCAACCATCAGATGTATTCCTTTAGATGATGATATTGAAGAAGGCATTTCTTTGATTTCCGGGAAACCATCAACAAGAAGAGTTTTATTTGCGAAAGCTTACTAAAACTGTAACATAATAATTATTAAATCTGCAAAAATTTTAAGAATTTTTGCAGATTTTTTTTGAAAATTACAATTTGGATAGATTTTTGTTTAAATTTAACTCACATTAACTTCAAAATAAATTAATATGTCATTAAACATCATTGATCTCATCAAGGGGCAGCTAGGTTCTGCACTTGTTTCTCAGGCTGCATCGCAACTTGGAGAAAGTGAAGCCGGAATTTCTAAAGCCGTTTCTGGTTTACTTCCGGTAATTGTAGGCGGATTAGCCAACAATTCTGACAATCCTGCGGTATTGGATTCTGTTTCCAACGCTTCTTCGCAAGGTATTTTGGGGAATTTATTGGATACTGCATCTAACAATTCTATGGTTTCTGGACTGCTATCGTCAATTTTTGGTGATAAACTCAGCGGAATTATCAACACCATTGCTACCTACGCAGGAATCAGCAACAATTCTTCATCTTCGTTATTAAATATGGTAACCGGAGCAACAGTAGGTTCTGTAGGAAAATATGCCGCAGAAAATAATCTTGATAAAGCAGGAATTTCATCTTTATTAAATGATCAGAAAGGAATTGTTTCTACGCTTTTACCAGCCGGTCTTTCCTTAGCATCATTAAATGTGGGCGACTGGGCAAAAGGATATAAATTTGATAACGATAAAGACGCTATTACACCTACTCCACCTGTAGAGCCTAAAGTAGAAGTTACCAGAAGCGTTGCCGATGGCGGTACTTTCCCAAACAACCCTACTCCTTCTGAAGGCGGATCTATTTGGAAATGGCTTCTTCCATTATTACTTTTAATTGCTGCAGGGTATTTTTTATGGAAACAGTGTGAGAAAAAAGAAACAACCACTACTACAACTGTTTCAGGTGACAGCTTAAATACTGTAAATGATACGATGTCGACACAAAATGACACAACTACAATGACCACCACAAAAGTTGATGAAGATATCGATTTAAACGGAATGGCATTGAAGGGTTATAAAGGAGGACTGGAAGATCAAATGATTACCTTCTTAAAATCTGATGGCTACAAAAATGCAGCAAACGATGATGCTTTAAAAGATAAATGGTATGATTTTGACCATGTGAATTTCAAAATAGGAAGTGCGAATGCTTTAGAAGCAGGTTCTGAAGGACAGTTACAAAATCTGGTAGCCATTTTAAAAGCATATCCCGATGCAAAAATCAAAATTGGCGGTTATACCGATAAAACTGGTGATGAGGCTAAAAACAAAAAACTGTCTTCAGACAGAGCTCATTTCATTAAAGATTGGTTAGGAAAACAAGGGGTGGGAGCACAAATTATTGCAGCCGATGGATACGGAAGTAAATTCGCAAAAGTTGATGCATCAGCTTCAAACGAAGAAAGAGCAGTTGACAGAAAAATGTCTGTAAGATTTGCAAAATAATTGCTTTCAAAAATATAAAATAAATCCCGAAAAATATTTTTCGGGATTTTTTAATGAGAACTTCACGTTCATTTCATTTATTTAATTAAATTTGTTAGTCATTTCTAACAATGACTGAATTCAATATGAAAAACGCTTGGCGAAAAGATAAAACATCTCATTCATTACCAGAAGTATTCTCTTCTATTTCTATTCCTAAAAAATCAGGTTTTTGGCGGAAATATCTTGCCTTTGCAGGTCCCGGTTTAATGATTGCCGTCGGATATATGGATCCCGGAAACTGGGCAACCGATATTGCCGGTGGATCACAATTTGGCTACACTCTACTTTCTGTCATACTTATTTCTAATATTTTTGCAATGGTTTTACAGCATTTGTCGGTAAAACTAGGGGTCGTTGCTGAGAGAGATTTAGCTCAGGCTTGTAGAGATCATTTCAAACCAACCACCAATTTTATTCTTTGGGTATTTTGTGAAATCGCCATCGCCGCCTGCGATTTGGCAGAAGTTATCGGTTCAGCCATTGCTTTAAATTTACTTTTTGGAATTCCATTGACGTGGGGAATCGTGATAACAACAATTGATGTATTAATTATTTTAATGCTTCAGGCAAAAGGTTTCCGCTGGATAGAAAGTATCGTTGCAGGTTTAATGTTTATTATTTTGGTTTGCTTTGGCTATGAAATTATCATTTCAAAACCAGAAATCAATGCAATATTAGGAGGATTAATTCCACAAAAAGAAATCATCACTAATCCCGCAATGCTTTATATCGGAATAGGAATTTTGGGCGCGACCGTAATGCCACACAATTTATATTTACACAGCAGCATTGTGCAAACCCGTGATTATACAAGAGACCGGGAAGGAAAAAAAGAAGCCATAAAATTTGCAACTTTAGACAGTACAGTTTCTCTATTATTAGCTTTTTTCATTAATGCTGCTATTTTAATTTTAGCTGCCGCAACTTTTCATACCACAGGAAATGAGCATGTTGCCGATATTCATGACGCTTATCAAATGTTAACTCCTATTTTGGGAGCTTCCATGGCAAGTATCGCTTTCGCAATTGCACTTTTAGCTTCCGGACAAAACTCTACATTGACAGGAACACTTGCCGGACAAATTGTAATGGAAGGATTCTTAAACATAAGATTAAAACCTTGGTTAAGAAGATTAATCACCCGGTTAATAGCCGTAATTCCCGCATTAATTGTAACCATTATATATGGCGAACAAGGAACGACAGACCTTTTGGTTTTAAGTCAGGTTATCTTATCGATGCAGTTGAGTTTCGCTGTGGTGCCTTTGGTAATTTTCACCAACGACAAAGCGAAAATGGGCGAATTTGTTAACAAACCATTCTTAAAAATCTGCGTCTGGATTATCTCTATCATAATTATTATTCTGAATCTGTATCTTCTGTATCAAACCTTTTTCTGAGAATAGATATTGTAATAAATTGTGAATTTTAAGATTCTAAAACACTTATTTTTTTTAGGAGCTATTCCTGCTTTCCGTTACAATCTTTTTTTTCAAAAAAGGATTTTCACTGCAATCAGGGCTAATAAATGTGTTTGTAAAAATAAATTACAATCAATAAATTAAAAATATTTTTTTGAAATTCCATACTTCTTACACTACTTTCAAAAGAAAAACTTACCCTATTTTGACAAAAATTCAATAATTAAACAAATAAAACAGACAAAAACTGCCTAAATGTCATTCTTTTTTCTTTGGCAGAATGTTTGTGAAACAACACTGTAAAAAGTTATTGAAATATGGAAAATAAGGATATCAACGAAGAAAATATCAATAATCAGGAAGAAAATATCACTCAGACTCAAGAAACAGTTGAGGAAAATGTGACAGAAATACCTACTGCAGAAGAACTCTTGGCAGTAGAAAAAGACCGTTACATGAGACTGTACGCTGAGTTTGAAAACTATAAAAAAAGAACATCTAAAGAAAAAATGGAATTTTTCACCTACGCCAATCAGGAAATGATGGTTTCTATGTTGGGTGTTTTAGATGATTTTGAAAGAGCATTAAAAGAAATTGCTAAAAACGGTAACGAAGCCGACCTTCAGGGCGTTGAGCTTATTTACAATAAGTTTAAAAATAAACTGACCGAAAAAGGATTAAAAATAATGGAAGTAAGAGCAGGAGACAGCTTCAATGTTGATTTTCATGAGGCTATTACACAGATTCCTGCACCTTCAGAAGATTTAAAAGGTAAAATTGTAGATGTTATCGAAACAGGATATACTTTAGGTGATAAAGTAATTCGTTTTGCAAAAGTTGTAACAGGAAACTAAAACATAAGCAATGAGCAATCGATAATAAGCAATTTTGAATATTACTGATTACACATTACTAATTACTCATATAAAAAGATGTCAAAAAGAGATTATTACGAGGTTCTTGAGATAAGTAAATCTGCAAGTGCCGACGAAATAAAGAAAGCATACCGAAAAATGGCTATCAAATTTCACCCAGATAAAAATCCGGGCGATAAAGAGGCTGAAGATAAATTTAAAGAAGCTGCAGAAGCTTACGAAGTCTTAAGCGACGACAACAAAAAAGCGCGCTACGACCAATATGGGCACGCCGGAGTAGGTGGTGCCGGTGGTTTTGGAGGTGGAGGCTTCGGAGGCGGTATGAACATGGAAGATATTTTCAGCCAGTTTGGTGATATCTTTGGTGGTGGCGGTTTCGGAGGATTTGGCGGCGGCGGCGGTGGTCGTCAGCAGGTGAAAGGTTCTAATTTAAGAATCAGAATCAAGCTGAATCTTGAAGAGATGGTGAACGGAACCCAAAAGACTCTTAAAGTAAAAAAAATGAAGATGGCAGAAGGTGCCACTTCAAAAACCTGTCCTATATGTAACGGATCCGGAGTTCAAATGAAGGTGATGAACACGATGTTTGGGCAAATGCAAACGCAAACTACTTGTGGAACCTGCCAGGGAATCGGTAAAGTTGCCGATAAAATTCCTGCAGGAGCCAATGCACAAGGTTTAATAAAAGATGAAGAAGAAATTACCATCAACATTCCTGCAGGTGCAAGAGACGGTATCCAGCTGAATGTAAGAGGAAAAGGAAATGATGCGCCATTTGGCGGTATTCCGGGAGACCTTTTGGTAATTGTTGAGGAAGAAGTAGATACCACCATCAAAAGAGAAGGTGATAATCTTCACCAGGAATTATATGTTTCTTTTGCTGAAGCTGCTTTGGGGACTAAAAAAGAAATACCTACCGTGGGTGGAAAAGTAAAAATTACCATTGATCCTGGAACACAATCCGGAAAAATCTTAAGATTAGCAGGAAAAGGGTTGCCAAGTATCGATAGCTACGGCAAAGGTGATATGTTTATCCACATCAATGTATGGACTCCTCAAAAACTTACAAAGGAGCAAAAAGACTTTTTCGAGAAACAAATGAACAGCGGAGAAATGGTAGCTGAGCCTTCTGGAAAAGAAAAAACCTTCTTTGATAAAGTAAAAGATTTATTCAACTAAAAAAAAATTAAAAAGGGGCTTTTTAAAGTCTCTTTTATTTTTAAATTTACATCATATTTAATTTGATATATTCCATTAAAAGGATATTGTAAAAAATCTCTCATGAACTACAAGCTTGAACTTCGCACACCAGATTCACAATCTAAACTAATCTTCCATGCCATTACTTTTGATACATTCAAAGTAAATATTGTGGAGAGATATGGTGGCGTAAAACCAATATTATGTGATGTTTTATTTAGAGTAAGAACTCTGGATGATCAAATCATCAAAAGAAAAGACGGACACATAAAAATAAGAATTAAAGGAGAAGAGCTTGAAATATATCAAAGATTATTAAAAGTTTTCAAATCTTATGACTATAAAAACCGTCTTATCAGCAGAAGAGATGCTGAGCAGGATCTGGTGCATTTTATTTTGCGAATGGTCATTATTAATTACGAAATGAACTAATCTATACTAAGGCAACGATATTATTTCGTTGTCTTTTTTTTATTTTAAAATATTCAGAGTAAATCTTAAAGCAGATATTTCAATTTCTTATTAAGGTAAACCAAAGCAAGACTTACAGGAATTAAAATTGCTAAAAAAATCAAAATCTTAAAAGATTCAATTTCTTTATAAAAATCCGATTTCATAATCAGCGGATGTACAACGTATATTGCGGTAGAAAAACTGGCTAAAATTTTTGAAGTAGTTTTTATATATATCTTTTGACAATACAAAAACAGCAGCGGGCTGGCAAAAATTAAAGAAAATAATATATCTGTACTTTCGCTACTGACGAATTTATAATTAAAAAAAGCCTCTGCGATAACACTTAAAATTGATACAATAACCAACAAAGACGAATGTTTGTATGTTGAAATATCAATTTTGTGCTTGTTAATTAAAAAACCAATCGTTAAAAACGGAAAGCATACAAAAAGAAAGTTTCGGTAAAGCAGATAATCATTCAAAAGTGAATCTGATTCAGCATTTAAATAATGAAGATTTCCCAAAACCTGAACCATATATCCAAGCGAGAATAAAACAACGGCCAAACCAATCAATAATCTTGAATTTTGGTTTTTTAGAAAGTAGAGAATCAATCCAGAAAAAAAGGTCCCTATCAAGTACCACAAATGATGATATCCGAAAACAATCGTCAGTAAAATTTCATCATTATCTTTCCAGTAAGAAATATAAATCAACATCCAGATTGCATACAATAAAAACGTTCTGAAAAGCCATTTTTTTAGCTTTTTTTGGCTATCTATATGAAAAAAATAAAATCCGGTAATAACTAAGAAAACGGGAACTGCAAGTCTAAAAAGACCGTTTACTAAAATATAACTTAATAAAGGATGCGTTTCTTTTAAAAAATTTATGTGCAGAAACACGACAAAAAATGCCAGAATGATTTTTAAAACATCAATTGATAAATTTCTACCCATAATTAAGTAGTTGCTAGTTTTTAGTTGTTGATTGATAGATTGACATTCAATGAATTAAAAATATATTGCAAATACTTTCGAGCCCTTAAAATGAAACCTTTACTATTGATTCATATCTTTGCAAAAGTAGATATTTAAAATTGATTAATAAGGGAAATTAAATAGAAGAAAGAAAATAGATAAAAGACTTACGATCAGTCTGTTTTACTAAAAAA is drawn from Chryseobacterium muglaense and contains these coding sequences:
- a CDS encoding prevent-host-death protein encodes the protein MNYKLELRTPDSQSKLIFHAITFDTFKVNIVERYGGVKPILCDVLFRVRTLDDQIIKRKDGHIKIRIKGEELEIYQRLLKVFKSYDYKNRLISRRDAEQDLVHFILRMVIINYEMN
- a CDS encoding acyltransferase family protein; amino-acid sequence: MGRNLSIDVLKIILAFFVVFLHINFLKETHPLLSYILVNGLFRLAVPVFLVITGFYFFHIDSQKKLKKWLFRTFLLYAIWMLIYISYWKDNDEILLTIVFGYHHLWYLIGTFFSGLILYFLKNQNSRLLIGLAVVLFSLGYMVQVLGNLHYLNAESDSLLNDYLLYRNFLFVCFPFLTIGFLINKHKIDISTYKHSSLLVIVSILSVIAEAFFNYKFVSSESTDILFSLIFASPLLFLYCQKIYIKTTSKILASFSTAIYVVHPLIMKSDFYKEIESFKILIFLAILIPVSLALVYLNKKLKYLL
- a CDS encoding nucleotide exchange factor GrpE gives rise to the protein MENKDINEENINNQEENITQTQETVEENVTEIPTAEELLAVEKDRYMRLYAEFENYKKRTSKEKMEFFTYANQEMMVSMLGVLDDFERALKEIAKNGNEADLQGVELIYNKFKNKLTEKGLKIMEVRAGDSFNVDFHEAITQIPAPSEDLKGKIVDVIETGYTLGDKVIRFAKVVTGN
- a CDS encoding OmpA family protein: MSLNIIDLIKGQLGSALVSQAASQLGESEAGISKAVSGLLPVIVGGLANNSDNPAVLDSVSNASSQGILGNLLDTASNNSMVSGLLSSIFGDKLSGIINTIATYAGISNNSSSSLLNMVTGATVGSVGKYAAENNLDKAGISSLLNDQKGIVSTLLPAGLSLASLNVGDWAKGYKFDNDKDAITPTPPVEPKVEVTRSVADGGTFPNNPTPSEGGSIWKWLLPLLLLIAAGYFLWKQCEKKETTTTTTVSGDSLNTVNDTMSTQNDTTTMTTTKVDEDIDLNGMALKGYKGGLEDQMITFLKSDGYKNAANDDALKDKWYDFDHVNFKIGSANALEAGSEGQLQNLVAILKAYPDAKIKIGGYTDKTGDEAKNKKLSSDRAHFIKDWLGKQGVGAQIIAADGYGSKFAKVDASASNEERAVDRKMSVRFAK
- a CDS encoding Nramp family divalent metal transporter: MKNAWRKDKTSHSLPEVFSSISIPKKSGFWRKYLAFAGPGLMIAVGYMDPGNWATDIAGGSQFGYTLLSVILISNIFAMVLQHLSVKLGVVAERDLAQACRDHFKPTTNFILWVFCEIAIAACDLAEVIGSAIALNLLFGIPLTWGIVITTIDVLIILMLQAKGFRWIESIVAGLMFIILVCFGYEIIISKPEINAILGGLIPQKEIITNPAMLYIGIGILGATVMPHNLYLHSSIVQTRDYTRDREGKKEAIKFATLDSTVSLLLAFFINAAILILAAATFHTTGNEHVADIHDAYQMLTPILGASMASIAFAIALLASGQNSTLTGTLAGQIVMEGFLNIRLKPWLRRLITRLIAVIPALIVTIIYGEQGTTDLLVLSQVILSMQLSFAVVPLVIFTNDKAKMGEFVNKPFLKICVWIISIIIIILNLYLLYQTFF
- the proS gene encoding proline--tRNA ligase, with the translated sequence MAKLTSRSEDYSKWYNELVVKADLAENSGVRGSMVIKPYGYAIWEKMRDEMDRKFKETGHVNAYFPLFVPKSLFEAEEKNAEGFAKECAVVTHYRLKNDPDNPGKLIVDPEAKLEEELIVRPTSEAIIWNTYKGWIQSYRDLPILINQWANVVRWEMRTRLFLRTSEFLWQEGHTAHATKDEAVEESEKMNKVYADFAENFMAMPVVQGLKTPSERFAGADETYCIEALMQDGKALQAGTSHFLGQNFAKAFDVKFTNKEGKIEHAWATSWGTSTRLMGALIMTHSDDLGLVLPPTLAPIQVVIVPIFKGEEQLEQISEVALDIQNKLKLKGISVKFDNDTQNKPGWKFAEYELKGVPLRIAMGPRDLENKSVEIARRDNLTKEVRPLEGLDSYIEDLLKTIQQDLYTKALNFRKDNFTKVDSYEEFKKVLEEKGGFIYAHWDGTAEEEEQIKQETKATIRCIPLDDDIEEGISLISGKPSTRRVLFAKAY
- the dnaJ gene encoding molecular chaperone DnaJ, translating into MSKRDYYEVLEISKSASADEIKKAYRKMAIKFHPDKNPGDKEAEDKFKEAAEAYEVLSDDNKKARYDQYGHAGVGGAGGFGGGGFGGGMNMEDIFSQFGDIFGGGGFGGFGGGGGGRQQVKGSNLRIRIKLNLEEMVNGTQKTLKVKKMKMAEGATSKTCPICNGSGVQMKVMNTMFGQMQTQTTCGTCQGIGKVADKIPAGANAQGLIKDEEEITINIPAGARDGIQLNVRGKGNDAPFGGIPGDLLVIVEEEVDTTIKREGDNLHQELYVSFAEAALGTKKEIPTVGGKVKITIDPGTQSGKILRLAGKGLPSIDSYGKGDMFIHINVWTPQKLTKEQKDFFEKQMNSGEMVAEPSGKEKTFFDKVKDLFN